In a single window of the candidate division KSB1 bacterium genome:
- a CDS encoding aspartate-semialdehyde dehydrogenase (catalyzes the formation of 4-aspartyl phosphate from aspartate 4-semialdehyde) encodes ARQILSEAPGVVLMDHPQDEVYPTPAFAAGRDEVFVGRIRRDDSVEYGLNLWVVSDNLRKGAALNAIQIAEELIKE; translated from the coding sequence GCCCGCCAAATTTTATCCGAGGCGCCTGGGGTTGTGTTGATGGATCATCCTCAAGATGAGGTTTATCCCACGCCCGCTTTTGCAGCTGGCAGGGATGAAGTTTTTGTTGGCCGAATTCGTAGAGATGATTCCGTTGAATATGGTTTGAATTTGTGGGTGGTTTCGGATAATCTGCGCAAGGGGGCGGCGCTGAATGCGATTCAGATTGCTGAGGAGTTGATTAAGGAGTGA
- a CDS encoding NTP transferase domain-containing protein, with protein MKGVILAGGLGTRLHPLTKITNKHLLPIYDRPMIYYPLQTLVDAGIDDILLVTGGNNAGDFLKLLGNGKEFGLKHLNYTYQEGEGGIAEALGLAEYFSEGDSVIVILGDNIIEKSIKTAVDTFKQQGGGAKILLKEVADPQRFGVAELHGEKVVNIVEKPKQPKSNLIVTGVYMYDSEVFDIIKTLKPSGRDELEITDVNNRYIQDNKMTFEVLDGWWTDAGTFESLYRANSLAASGN; from the coding sequence ATGAAGGGAGTTATTTTAGCTGGCGGATTAGGGACTCGTCTCCATCCTCTCACCAAAATTACCAACAAACATTTATTGCCGATTTATGACCGGCCAATGATTTACTACCCATTGCAAACGCTTGTTGATGCAGGAATTGACGATATTCTGCTTGTTACAGGTGGCAACAATGCGGGTGATTTCCTCAAATTGCTGGGCAACGGTAAAGAATTCGGTCTGAAGCATCTTAATTATACTTATCAAGAAGGTGAAGGAGGAATCGCCGAAGCTTTAGGATTAGCAGAATATTTTTCAGAAGGAGATTCAGTTATTGTAATTTTGGGCGATAATATTATTGAAAAAAGCATAAAAACCGCTGTCGATACTTTTAAGCAACAAGGCGGCGGCGCAAAAATACTGCTTAAAGAAGTCGCTGATCCGCAGCGCTTTGGAGTAGCAGAGCTGCACGGCGAAAAGGTTGTTAACATCGTTGAAAAACCAAAACAGCCGAAATCAAATTTAATTGTGACCGGGGTTTACATGTATGATTCCGAAGTCTTTGACATAATCAAAACCTTAAAACCTTCGGGCCGCGATGAACTGGAAATTACGGACGTAAATAATCGTTACATTCAAGATAATAAAATGACATTTGAAGTCTTAGACGGCTGGTGGACGGATGCAGGGACTTTCGAGTCTCTCTATCGCGCAAACTCGCTGGCAGCCTCAGGGAACTAA